The genomic region CGGTGGCCCCGCCGGAGCGCCGTTCGCCGTTCCCGCCGGGCCCCGGAGCCGGTCCTGGCGCGCCCCGGCAGTCCGACGGGAAAGCAGCCTTCGACCCGTCCGCGCCGTCGAACCCCATCACCGCCCCCACGCCCGGACCCGCCCCGGTCCGTCCGGCCACGCCCGGCAAGAAGAAGGGCGGCCGTTCCAAACTGGGCCTCATCGGGGTCGGCATCGTCGTGCTGGCCGGTGTGGCGTACGGCGCGGGCCTGTTGATGAACCACTCCGCCGTGCCCAAGGGCACCACGGTGCTCGGCGTCGACATCGGCGGCGGCACCCGGGACGAGGCCGTCAACAAGCTCGACACCGTTCTCGGCAAGCGGGTCGGCGCGCCGATCCAGCTCAGCGTCGACGGCCGTAAAACCGAACTCAGGACCGCCGCCGCGGGTCTCTCCCTGGACACCCAGGCCACCGTCCGCCAGGCCGCGGGCAGCGACTACAACCCCGTCTCGGTCATCGGTTCGCTCTTCGGCGGGCAGCGGGTGGTCGACCCGATCCTGCCCACCGACCAGGAGAAGCTCGGCGCCGCGCTGACGGATCTGGCGGGCGTCTCGGGCTCCGCGTCGGAGGGCACCATCAAGTTCGAGCCGGGCAAGGCCGTTGCCGTGCCGGGCAAGGCGGGCAAGTCGCTGGACGTCGACCGGTCGATGGTCGCGGTCCAGGACGCGTTCCGCGCCCAGGTGCAGACGGGCAAGCCGCACACCGTCGTGCTGCCGGTCGCGGCCAGGCAGCCGACCGTCACCCGGACCGAGATCGACCGGGCGATGAAGGAGTTCGCACAGCCCGCGATGTCCGGCCTGATCACGATCAAGGCGGGCACCAAGCAGATCCAGTTCGGCCCCGAGAGGTCACTGCCGAAGATCCTCTCCATGAAGGCGGTCAACGGCCGGCTGGTCGAGGTCTACAACCGGCCCGCGATCACCCAGCTCCTCGAAGGGGTCTTCGACGGCGTCATGATCACCAAGGGCGACGGGCAGAAGCACCCGGTCTCCGCGACCGACGTGGCGCAGGCCATGGGGACCGCGCTGCTCGGCAAGACCCCCGCCGAGCGCACGGCCACGATCAACCTCGACGCGGGCTGATCCCACCCCCGTACAGCTCTTACGGCACACCTCGCACGGCCCCCGTCCGGACACCGGCACAGCGTCGGAACACCGGCCCGGGGGCCGTGTCATGTGTAGGGCATGACATCTGTCACCGCCGACTCACGACAGACCGCACTGCCGCCGTACCGCCCGCTGCGGGACGCTTGACCCATGACGACGACAGCACCGCCCACCACTGTGGTGAGCTTCGAGCAAGTGAACAAGAGCTACGGCCCGGTGCACGCCGTGGCCGGCCTCTCCCTCGATCTGCACCCCGGTGAGACGGTCGCGCTCCTCGGTCCCAACGGAGCGGGCAAGTCCTCGACGCTCGACCTCCTGCTGGGCCTGCGCAGGCCCGACTCGGGGACCGTCCGGGTCTTCGGTACGACGCCCGAGCAGGCCATCAAGGACGGCCGGGTCGGGGCGATGCTGCAGAGCGGCGGCCTGATGGAGGAGGTCACGGTGCGCGAGCTGGTGAAACTCGGCTGCGACCTGCACCGCCGTCCGCGTACCGTCGCCGAGGTACTGGACCGGGCCGGGATCACCCAGATCGCGGACCGTATGGTCAACAAACTCTCCGGCGGCCAGGAGCAGCGCGTCCGGTTCGCCCTGGCGACCGCGGGCGACAGCGACCTGATCGTCCTCGACGAGCCGACCACCGGGATGGACGTCTCCGCCCGGCACTCCTTCTGGGCCACCATGCGGGAACAGGCCGACCAGGGCCGTACGGTCCTCTTCGCCACCCACTACCTGGAGGAGGCGGACGCGATCGCCGACCGGGTGCTCGTCCTGCACAAGGGCCGCCTCCTCGCCGACGGCACCGCCTCCGAGATCAAGGCGAAGGCGGGGGCCCGCCGGATCGCCTTCGACCTCGAAGGGGTCATCGACGAGGCGGCGCTGCGCGGACTGCCGTTCCTCACCGCGTGCGACGTGTCCGGCCGTACGGTCCGCATCCAGTCGTCCGACGCCGACGGGACCGTCCACGCCGTGTACGGACTCGGGCTCTACCCGCACAACCTCGAAGTCGCCGGACTCGGCCTGGAACAGGCCTTCGTCGCCATCACGGAGGCCGAGGAGGCCAAAGCAGCATGAGCACCCTGATCAGGCTCGAAATCACCCGGACCCTGCGGAACAAGAAGTTCATGTTCTTCTCGATCCTCTACCCCTCGATGCTCTACCTGATCATCGC from Streptomyces sp. NBC_01267 harbors:
- a CDS encoding ABC transporter ATP-binding protein encodes the protein MTTTAPPTTVVSFEQVNKSYGPVHAVAGLSLDLHPGETVALLGPNGAGKSSTLDLLLGLRRPDSGTVRVFGTTPEQAIKDGRVGAMLQSGGLMEEVTVRELVKLGCDLHRRPRTVAEVLDRAGITQIADRMVNKLSGGQEQRVRFALATAGDSDLIVLDEPTTGMDVSARHSFWATMREQADQGRTVLFATHYLEEADAIADRVLVLHKGRLLADGTASEIKAKAGARRIAFDLEGVIDEAALRGLPFLTACDVSGRTVRIQSSDADGTVHAVYGLGLYPHNLEVAGLGLEQAFVAITEAEEAKAA